In Luteimonas sp. MC1750, the following proteins share a genomic window:
- a CDS encoding cbb3-type cytochrome c oxidase subunit 3, producing MTGGIITLFLLLLFVGGWAFIWRPSHKAMFDAAARLPLEDDAEESRE from the coding sequence ATGACCGGAGGGATCATCACCCTGTTCCTGCTGCTGCTGTTCGTCGGCGGCTGGGCATTCATCTGGAGGCCTTCGCACAAGGCCATGTTCGACGCAGCCGCCAGGCTGCCCCTTGAGGACGACGCCGAGGAGTCGCGGGAATGA
- the ccoP gene encoding cytochrome-c oxidase, cbb3-type subunit III, translating into MSTGWSIFVIVLVVLNLLGLWALLAWTSRRRPGDPKPEDTSHVWDGDITEYNKPLPRWWIIGFYLTMVYSVGYLLWYPGLGNFKGFGNWSSASEHDADKARQDAILSETFRPYDGQPISQLAGDARAVELGRAIFANTCATCHGSSAQGAVGYPNLTDDIWHWGGSEDQVLQSVLDGRQGVMPEWGTVLTGMGGDNAVLSVATYVRSLAGEVPENDFFAAQGKGLYEGVCVACHGIEGKGNQELGAPDLTDGYTMYGNSVESIMDTINNGRHGVMPAHRDLLGETRSRLVASYVWSLSSGSANPERSPEAQ; encoded by the coding sequence ATGAGCACCGGTTGGAGCATTTTCGTCATCGTGCTGGTGGTGCTGAACCTGCTGGGCCTGTGGGCCCTGCTGGCCTGGACCAGCCGGCGCCGCCCGGGCGATCCCAAGCCCGAGGACACCAGCCACGTCTGGGATGGCGACATCACCGAATACAACAAGCCGCTGCCGCGCTGGTGGATCATCGGTTTCTACCTGACCATGGTGTACTCGGTCGGCTACCTGCTGTGGTATCCGGGCCTGGGCAACTTCAAGGGCTTCGGCAACTGGAGCTCGGCGTCCGAACATGACGCCGACAAGGCCAGGCAGGACGCGATCCTGTCCGAGACCTTCCGTCCCTACGACGGCCAGCCGATCTCCCAGCTGGCCGGCGACGCGCGCGCGGTGGAACTGGGCCGGGCGATCTTCGCCAACACCTGCGCCACCTGCCACGGCTCGTCCGCGCAGGGCGCGGTGGGCTATCCCAACCTCACCGACGACATCTGGCACTGGGGTGGCTCCGAGGACCAGGTCCTGCAGAGCGTGCTCGACGGCCGCCAGGGCGTGATGCCCGAGTGGGGCACAGTGCTCACCGGCATGGGCGGCGACAACGCCGTGCTCTCGGTAGCCACCTATGTCCGTTCGCTGGCCGGCGAAGTCCCTGAGAACGACTTCTTCGCCGCCCAGGGCAAGGGCCTGTACGAAGGCGTCTGCGTGGCCTGCCACGGCATCGAGGGCAAGGGCAACCAGGAGCTGGGCGCGCCCGACCTGACCGACGGCTACACCATGTACGGCAACTCGGTGGAGTCGATCATGGACACCATCAACAACGGCCGCCATGGCGTCATGCCGGCGCACCGCGACCTGCTGGGCGAAACCCGCTCGCGCCTGGTGGCGTCGTACGTCTGGTCGCTGTCCAGCGGCAGCGCGAATCCGGAGCGGTCCCCGGAGGCCCAGTGA
- the ccoO gene encoding cytochrome-c oxidase, cbb3-type subunit II, producing MSDNKTNPPPNAHEKVEKNVGLMMILIAVAVSFGGLAEIVPLMYQAEAIEPLDGVKPYPALELAGRDVYVREGCYNCHSQMVRTLRFESERYGHYSLAGESVYDRPFQWGSKRTGPDLARVGGRYSDDWHRVHLIDPRAVVPESNMPSFPWLAEAKVDPAKVARNMRNLQRLGDPYTDEDLAGVAAAVEGKTELDAMVAYLQGLGRHAPTAATAAATTAAGSAQ from the coding sequence ATGAGTGACAACAAGACCAATCCGCCGCCCAACGCCCATGAGAAGGTCGAGAAGAACGTCGGCCTGATGATGATCCTGATCGCGGTCGCCGTGTCCTTCGGCGGCCTGGCCGAGATCGTGCCGCTGATGTACCAGGCCGAGGCGATCGAGCCGCTCGACGGCGTCAAGCCCTACCCCGCGCTCGAGCTCGCCGGTCGCGACGTCTACGTCCGCGAGGGCTGCTACAACTGCCATTCGCAGATGGTGCGCACGCTGCGCTTCGAGTCCGAACGCTACGGCCACTACTCGCTCGCCGGCGAGTCGGTGTACGACCGTCCGTTCCAGTGGGGCTCCAAGCGCACCGGTCCGGACCTCGCCCGCGTCGGCGGCCGCTACTCCGACGACTGGCACCGCGTGCACCTGATCGATCCGCGCGCGGTCGTGCCGGAATCCAACATGCCGTCGTTCCCGTGGCTGGCCGAGGCGAAGGTCGATCCCGCCAAGGTCGCGCGCAACATGCGCAACCTGCAGCGCCTCGGCGACCCCTACACCGACGAGGACCTCGCCGGCGTGGCCGCGGCGGTCGAGGGCAAGACCGAACTCGACGCCATGGTCGCCTACCTGCAGGGCCTGGGCCGGCATGCGCCGACCGCCGCCACCGCGGCCGCAACGACTGCCGCGGGGTCCGCGCAATGA
- the ccoN gene encoding cytochrome-c oxidase, cbb3-type subunit I: MSSTPATVASAAPSVQGDARSGYYNDKVVRQFTIATVFWGIVGMAVGVLIAAQLYWPTLGEGIPWLSYGRLRPLHTNGVIFAFGVSALFATSLYVVQRTCHVRLISDKLASFVFWGWQAILVAAVITLPLGMTQGKEYAELEWPIDWAITIVWVAYAVLFFGTIAKRRVSHIYVANWFFGAYIITIALLHIVNNIAIPSGLDKSYPVYSGAVDAMVQWWYGHNAVGFLLTTAFLGMMYYFVPKQAERPIYSYRLSIVHFWALIAVYMWAGPHHLHYTALPDWVQSVGMVFSLILLAPSWGGAINGIMTLSGVWYKLRTDPILKFLIVALSFYMIATFEGPMMSIKTVNSLSHYTDWTVGHVHAGALGWVAMITVGSIYSLMPRVLGLKEMHSVKWIDVHFWLHTVGVVLYIVSMWIAGVMQGLMWRATNADGTLTYSFVEALNTTYPYYLVRLGGGLLVLAGMVLMAVNTWKTFQMAKAPVAHPVMPPDPSSARASTQAA; this comes from the coding sequence ATGTCCTCGACCCCAGCCACCGTGGCTTCGGCCGCCCCCAGCGTCCAGGGTGACGCCAGGTCCGGCTATTACAACGACAAGGTGGTGCGCCAGTTCACGATCGCGACCGTGTTCTGGGGCATCGTCGGCATGGCTGTCGGCGTGCTGATCGCCGCCCAGCTGTACTGGCCCACCCTTGGCGAAGGCATTCCGTGGCTCTCCTACGGCCGCCTCCGCCCGCTGCACACCAACGGCGTGATCTTCGCCTTCGGCGTCTCGGCGCTGTTCGCGACCAGCCTGTACGTGGTCCAGCGGACCTGCCACGTCCGGCTGATCTCCGACAAGCTGGCGTCCTTCGTGTTCTGGGGCTGGCAGGCGATCCTGGTGGCCGCGGTGATCACCCTGCCGCTGGGCATGACCCAGGGCAAGGAATACGCCGAGCTCGAGTGGCCCATCGACTGGGCGATCACCATCGTCTGGGTGGCCTATGCGGTGCTGTTCTTCGGCACCATCGCCAAGCGCCGGGTGAGCCACATCTACGTCGCCAACTGGTTCTTCGGCGCGTACATCATCACCATCGCGCTGCTGCACATCGTCAACAACATCGCCATCCCCTCGGGCCTGGACAAGTCCTACCCGGTGTACAGCGGTGCGGTGGATGCCATGGTGCAGTGGTGGTACGGCCACAACGCCGTGGGCTTCCTGCTGACCACCGCCTTCCTCGGCATGATGTACTACTTCGTGCCCAAGCAGGCCGAGCGCCCGATCTACTCCTACCGCCTGTCGATCGTGCACTTCTGGGCCCTGATCGCGGTCTACATGTGGGCCGGTCCGCACCACCTGCACTACACCGCGCTGCCCGACTGGGTGCAGTCGGTGGGCATGGTGTTCTCGCTGATCCTGCTGGCCCCGAGCTGGGGCGGCGCGATCAACGGGATCATGACCCTCTCGGGCGTCTGGTACAAACTGCGCACCGACCCGATCCTGAAGTTCCTGATCGTGGCGCTGTCGTTCTACATGATCGCGACCTTCGAAGGTCCGATGATGTCGATCAAGACCGTCAACTCGCTGTCGCACTACACCGACTGGACCGTCGGCCACGTGCACGCCGGCGCGCTGGGCTGGGTCGCCATGATCACCGTCGGCTCGATCTATTCGCTGATGCCGCGCGTGCTCGGCCTGAAGGAGATGCATTCGGTCAAGTGGATCGACGTGCACTTCTGGCTGCACACCGTGGGCGTGGTGCTCTACATCGTCTCGATGTGGATCGCCGGCGTCATGCAGGGCCTGATGTGGCGCGCCACCAACGCCGACGGCACGCTGACCTACAGCTTCGTCGAGGCGCTCAACACCACCTATCCCTACTACCTCGTGCGCCTCGGCGGCGGCCTGCTGGTGCTCGCCGGCATGGTCCTGATGGCGGTCAACACCTGGAAGACCTTCCAGATGGCCAAGGCCCCCGTCGCGCATCCGGTGATGCCGCCCGACCCCTCCAGCGCCCGCGCTTCGACCCAGGCAGCCTGA